CGCAGCTCGCCTCGCTCGACCGCGGCAATGCCGACCCGCAGCGCGCGGACCGCATCCGGCGCGCCGAAGACGCGGTTAACCGCCAGCAATACGAGGTCGATCGCCTGGTGTCGCAGAGCCGCCAGAACGGCTGCGAAAGCTCGGGCTTTTTCTCGATCTTCTCAAACCCGCCCCCGCAATGCGGCGGCATCAACCGCCAGATCGGCCAGCAGCGCTCGACGTTGGAGCGCCTTCAGGTTGAGCTCGAGCAATTGTCCGGCGGCAATACCGAACGTATGGCGCAGCGCCAGTCGCTGATGATCGCGCTCGGCGACAATAATTGCGGCCCGCAATACCGTTCGGCCGCGATCCAGGGTCAGCAAGGCGGCTTCTTCGACCGGCTGTTCGGCGGCAACACCAATAGCGGCATCTTTTCGACACCGCAGGGCCAGATGGGCGGCACCTATCGCACCATCTGCGTGCGCACCTGCGACGGCTATTATTTCCCGATTTCCTATGCGACCTCGCCCGACCGCTTCAACGACGACGCGCAGGTCTGCCAGCGCTCATGCCCGGCGGCGCAGGTTCAACTTTACGTTTATCA
The Pseudolabrys sp. FHR47 genome window above contains:
- a CDS encoding DUF2865 domain-containing protein, coding for MRAFLRPAITALAALTAVSAANAQSANPTCQRLEAQLASLDRGNADPQRADRIRRAEDAVNRQQYEVDRLVSQSRQNGCESSGFFSIFSNPPPQCGGINRQIGQQRSTLERLQVELEQLSGGNTERMAQRQSLMIALGDNNCGPQYRSAAIQGQQGGFFDRLFGGNTNSGIFSTPQGQMGGTYRTICVRTCDGYYFPISYATSPDRFNDDAQVCQRSCPAAQVQLYVYHNPGEEVNQAVSLDGQPYTALPTAFAYRKALDKSCGCRRPGESWAEAMKVMGGDQTLAPGDVVVTEESAKRLSLPRDAAGRPIRPQSPAQNPAQGQQPQSSAQPSNDVRSVGPAFVPQRQQ